A region of Ochrobactrum quorumnocens DNA encodes the following proteins:
- a CDS encoding F0F1 ATP synthase subunit gamma — protein MPSLKDLRNRIASVKATQKITKAMQMVAAAKLRRAQEAAEAARPYSQRMGAVLANIAQNVSGEDAPALMAGTGKDDVHLLVVATAERGLCGGFNSQIARLARDHARKLLAEGKTVKILTVGKKGADILRREFASLIIDHVNLREVKQLAFVHADQIGHKVIELFEQGAFDVCTLFYSEFKSVIAQIPTAQQLIPASAGDVAQADTAGDAIYEYEPDPAAILSTLIPRNISVQIFRALLENVAGEMGAKMSAMDNATRNAGDMINKLSITYNRQRQAQITKELIEIISGAEAL, from the coding sequence ATGCCTTCACTAAAGGATCTGAGAAACCGTATCGCCTCGGTCAAGGCGACGCAGAAAATCACCAAGGCGATGCAGATGGTCGCCGCAGCGAAGCTGCGCCGTGCCCAGGAAGCTGCGGAGGCTGCACGGCCTTACTCGCAGCGCATGGGTGCCGTCCTCGCTAATATCGCGCAAAACGTGAGCGGCGAAGACGCACCGGCATTGATGGCTGGTACGGGCAAGGACGACGTGCATTTGCTCGTCGTCGCGACTGCAGAACGTGGCCTTTGCGGCGGTTTCAACAGCCAGATTGCGCGTCTTGCGCGTGATCATGCTCGTAAGCTCCTCGCTGAAGGCAAGACGGTCAAGATTCTCACCGTTGGCAAAAAGGGCGCAGACATTCTGCGTCGTGAATTTGCCTCGCTGATCATCGACCATGTCAATTTGCGTGAAGTCAAACAGCTTGCTTTCGTGCATGCCGACCAGATCGGCCACAAGGTGATTGAGCTGTTTGAACAGGGCGCATTTGATGTCTGCACGCTGTTCTATTCCGAGTTCAAGTCGGTAATCGCACAGATTCCGACCGCGCAGCAGCTCATTCCAGCTTCGGCTGGTGATGTTGCGCAGGCGGATACTGCAGGCGATGCGATTTATGAGTACGAACCTGATCCTGCGGCGATCCTGAGCACGCTGATCCCGCGCAATATTTCGGTCCAGATTTTCCGCGCTCTGCTGGAAAATGTGGCGGGCGAAATGGGCGCGAAGATGAGCGCAATGGACAATGCGACGCGTAATGCCGGTGACATGATCAACAAGTTGTCGATCACATATAACCGTCAGCGTCAGGCTCAGATCACCAAGGAACTGATCGAAATCATTTCGGGCGCGGAAGCGCTTTAG
- the atpA gene encoding F0F1 ATP synthase subunit alpha: MDIRAAEISAILKEQIKNFGKEAEVSEVGQVLSVGDGIARVYGLDNVQAGEMVEFPGGIRGMALNLETDNVGVVIFGADRDIKEGDVVKRTGAIVDVPVGPGLLGRVVDALGNPIDGKGPIVATERRRVDVKAPGIIPRKSVHEPMSTGLKAVDALIPVGRGQRELVIGDRQTGKTAIILDTFLNQKPIHDNGPDKEKLYCVYVAIGQKRSTVAQFVKVLEERGALEYSVVIAATASDPAPMQYLAPFAGCAIGEYFRDNGQHALIGYDDLSKQAVAYRQMSLLLRRPPGREAYPGDVFYLHSRLLERAAKLNDENGAGSLTALPVIETQGNDVSAFIPTNVISITDGQIFLETNLFYQGIRPAVNVGLSVSRVGSSAQIKAMKQVAGSIKGELAQYREMAAFAQFGSDLDASTQRLLNRGARLTELLKQPQFSPLKTEEQVAVIYAGVNGYLDKIAVNQVGKFEAGLLSSLRTEHKDVLDAIRDEKALTDNIKAKLKAAVDAFAKSFA, encoded by the coding sequence ATGGACATCCGCGCCGCGGAAATTTCCGCTATCCTGAAAGAGCAAATCAAGAACTTCGGCAAGGAGGCTGAGGTCTCCGAAGTCGGTCAGGTTCTGTCCGTCGGCGACGGTATCGCCCGCGTTTACGGTCTGGACAATGTTCAGGCTGGCGAAATGGTCGAATTCCCTGGTGGTATTCGCGGCATGGCGCTTAACCTTGAAACCGACAATGTCGGTGTGGTTATTTTTGGTGCTGACCGTGACATCAAGGAAGGCGACGTCGTCAAGCGTACCGGCGCGATCGTCGACGTTCCAGTCGGTCCAGGCCTGCTCGGCCGTGTTGTCGATGCTCTCGGCAACCCAATCGACGGCAAAGGCCCTATCGTTGCTACTGAACGTCGCCGCGTCGACGTCAAGGCACCGGGCATCATTCCGCGTAAGTCGGTTCACGAGCCAATGTCGACCGGCCTCAAGGCTGTTGACGCTCTGATCCCGGTTGGCCGTGGTCAGCGCGAGCTGGTCATCGGTGACCGTCAGACCGGCAAGACCGCGATCATTCTCGATACCTTCCTTAACCAGAAGCCAATCCACGACAACGGCCCAGACAAAGAAAAGCTTTATTGCGTCTATGTCGCTATCGGCCAGAAGCGTTCGACTGTTGCTCAGTTCGTTAAGGTCCTCGAAGAACGCGGCGCTCTCGAATATTCCGTCGTGATCGCAGCTACTGCTTCTGATCCGGCTCCGATGCAGTACCTTGCGCCATTTGCAGGCTGCGCGATCGGTGAATATTTCCGTGACAATGGCCAGCACGCTCTGATCGGCTATGACGATCTTTCCAAGCAGGCTGTTGCTTACCGTCAGATGTCGCTTCTGCTTCGTCGTCCTCCGGGCCGTGAAGCTTACCCAGGCGACGTTTTCTATCTGCATTCGCGTCTTCTTGAACGCGCTGCAAAGCTCAACGACGAAAACGGTGCTGGCTCGCTGACGGCTCTGCCGGTCATCGAAACGCAGGGCAACGACGTTTCCGCGTTCATTCCGACCAACGTGATCTCGATCACCGACGGCCAGATCTTCCTCGAAACCAACCTGTTCTATCAGGGTATCCGTCCGGCTGTTAACGTCGGTCTGTCGGTTTCCCGCGTTGGTTCGTCGGCTCAGATCAAGGCCATGAAGCAGGTTGCAGGCTCGATTAAGGGTGAACTCGCCCAGTATCGTGAAATGGCAGCATTTGCTCAGTTCGGCTCGGATCTTGATGCTTCGACGCAGCGTCTGCTTAACCGCGGTGCTCGCCTGACCGAACTTCTCAAGCAGCCACAGTTCTCGCCGCTCAAGACGGAAGAACAGGTTGCCGTGATTTACGCTGGCGTGAATGGCTATCTTGATAAGATCGCCGTCAACCAGGTTGGCAAGTTCGAAGCAGGTCTTCTTTCTTCGCTGCGCACCGAGCACAAGGATGTGCTGGATGCGATCCGCGATGAAAAGGCACTCACCGACAACATCAAAGCAAAGCTCAAGGCAGCGGTCGACGCGTTCGCCAAGTCTTTTGCTTGA
- a CDS encoding F0F1 ATP synthase subunit delta, with amino-acid sequence MAETSSLISGVAQRYAGSLFELALDAKSVAAVEKDLGRFEALLSGSEDLKRLISSPVFSAEDQLHAISAIADKAGIKGLVGNFLRVVAQNRRLFVLPGIIAAFREIAAEHRGEISADVISAHALTAAQQNELKATLKGVAGKDVTINVTVDPSILGGLIVKMGSRQIDTSLRTKLSSLKLALKEVG; translated from the coding sequence GTGGCAGAAACGTCTTCGCTCATTTCAGGTGTCGCACAGCGCTACGCCGGATCGTTGTTTGAGCTTGCGCTCGACGCTAAATCCGTTGCTGCTGTGGAAAAAGATCTTGGTCGTTTCGAGGCGCTTCTGAGCGGAAGCGAAGACCTGAAGCGCCTGATTTCCAGCCCGGTCTTCTCTGCTGAAGACCAGCTTCACGCTATTAGCGCGATTGCTGACAAGGCTGGCATCAAGGGTCTGGTCGGCAATTTTCTGCGCGTCGTCGCGCAAAACCGTCGCCTTTTTGTGCTGCCGGGCATTATTGCCGCTTTCCGTGAGATTGCAGCTGAACATCGTGGTGAGATTTCCGCTGATGTTATTTCTGCGCACGCATTGACTGCCGCGCAGCAGAACGAATTGAAGGCAACGCTGAAGGGCGTCGCCGGCAAGGACGTGACGATCAATGTCACCGTCGATCCGTCGATCCTCGGCGGTCTTATCGTCAAAATGGGTTCGCGTCAGATCGACACGTCCCTTCGCACTAAACTTTCTTCTCTCAAGCTTGCACTGAAAGAGGTCGGCTGA
- a CDS encoding DUF4345 family protein: protein MEFYLPATTGEWLAWSAAVVTAFAGIVMLFAPGITMKLMRLQPINARPEAYSSIRAVLAGPYLGIGLGCLIFAQPFLWVVLGAAWGFALFGRFISMMSDKGATFYNIVAAVIEFALAAGPLLYAFGFIR from the coding sequence ATGGAATTTTATCTTCCCGCCACAACCGGCGAATGGCTCGCATGGAGTGCGGCGGTTGTAACCGCTTTTGCTGGCATCGTTATGCTTTTCGCACCGGGCATCACCATGAAACTGATGCGGCTTCAACCGATCAATGCGCGCCCGGAAGCTTATAGCTCCATTCGTGCCGTGCTGGCTGGTCCTTATCTGGGGATAGGGCTTGGCTGCCTCATTTTTGCACAGCCATTTTTGTGGGTCGTTCTTGGCGCTGCGTGGGGATTTGCGCTGTTCGGACGTTTCATTTCGATGATGTCGGATAAGGGGGCAACTTTCTATAATATTGTCGCTGCCGTTATCGAGTTTGCGCTGGCTGCCGGACCTTTGCTTTATGCTTTTGGCTTTATCCGCTGA
- a CDS encoding primosomal protein N', whose product MSKDSHDILGLFAEPTPSVVPVLVPMPAERPYSYMVPEGMRVQPGSIVRVPLGPREVAGIVCDGVTDAVDAKKLRAISQVFDCPPVDSEMLRFMRWAADYTLSPPGMVARMVLRAPAAFDPEPAVPGLRYNGGEPERMTDARARVMELARDGLAWTRSGLAHAAGVSLTVVDGLKTQGVFEEVMLPPPAVVATPDTDYARAALSEDQQAAAEMLAESVVAKCFSVSLLDGVTGSGKTEVYFEAVAKALDQGKQVMILLPEIALTQQFLDRFHDRFGAKPAEWHSDLAPRTRERVWRQVAEGTVRVVAGARSALFLPFKELGLIVVDEEHDPAYKQEDRVFYNARDMAVVRGHIGNFPVILASATPSIESQVNADQGRYKRIKLYGRYAEAALPTLKTIDMRRSPPPPGRFLSPALTEAVGKTVERGEQALLFLNRRGYAPLTLCRVCGHRFQCPQCSSWLVEHRFRGQLMCHQCGYHEPVPEACPECGTLDHLVACGPGVERIAEEVAATFPDARIIVLSSDMAGGVKRLRLELDAIAKGEADIVIGTQLVAKGHNFPNMTLVGVVDADLGLANGDPRAAERTFQLLNQVTGRAGRTGRKSLGLLQTYQPDHPVMRAIVSGDSEAFYAREIEERERSVLPPFGRLAALIISADNRPDAENHARALRRAAPASTEISVLGPAEAPLALVRGRHRFRILVHGTKRADIQGFIRALLAAAPKERGSIRVQVDIDPQSFL is encoded by the coding sequence ATGTCGAAAGATTCGCACGATATTTTGGGCCTCTTTGCGGAACCCACTCCGAGTGTGGTGCCGGTGCTTGTACCCATGCCCGCTGAGCGGCCTTATTCTTATATGGTGCCGGAGGGAATGCGTGTCCAGCCCGGCTCGATCGTGCGCGTCCCGTTGGGACCGCGTGAGGTTGCAGGAATCGTTTGCGATGGCGTGACCGATGCGGTGGATGCCAAAAAGCTCCGCGCAATCTCACAGGTTTTTGATTGTCCGCCCGTGGACAGCGAAATGCTTCGCTTTATGCGCTGGGCTGCTGACTACACGCTTTCACCACCCGGAATGGTGGCGCGCATGGTGCTGCGGGCCCCTGCGGCCTTTGATCCAGAACCCGCTGTTCCGGGTCTTCGCTACAATGGCGGCGAGCCAGAGCGTATGACTGATGCTCGCGCCCGCGTCATGGAATTGGCGCGCGATGGACTCGCCTGGACACGCTCAGGCCTTGCCCATGCAGCAGGTGTCTCGCTGACCGTTGTCGATGGTCTGAAAACGCAGGGCGTGTTTGAAGAAGTGATGTTGCCTCCGCCTGCGGTTGTGGCAACACCTGACACTGATTATGCGCGAGCAGCGCTTTCAGAAGACCAGCAGGCTGCCGCTGAAATGCTGGCCGAATCGGTTGTGGCAAAGTGCTTTTCGGTTTCGCTTCTTGATGGCGTGACGGGCTCGGGCAAAACGGAGGTTTACTTCGAGGCGGTAGCCAAAGCGCTCGATCAGGGCAAACAGGTAATGATTCTCTTGCCTGAAATCGCACTCACACAGCAGTTTCTCGACCGTTTTCATGATCGATTTGGTGCAAAGCCCGCTGAATGGCATTCCGATCTTGCACCGCGCACGCGCGAGCGTGTCTGGCGACAAGTGGCCGAAGGCACGGTGCGTGTTGTGGCGGGCGCACGTTCTGCGCTGTTTTTGCCGTTCAAAGAGCTTGGGCTGATCGTTGTCGATGAAGAGCACGATCCGGCTTACAAGCAGGAAGATCGCGTTTTCTATAATGCGCGCGATATGGCGGTGGTGCGCGGACATATCGGTAATTTTCCGGTCATATTGGCATCGGCTACGCCTTCGATCGAGAGCCAGGTGAATGCCGATCAGGGCCGGTACAAGCGAATCAAGCTTTATGGGCGATATGCGGAAGCGGCATTGCCGACGCTCAAGACCATCGATATGCGCCGCTCTCCGCCGCCGCCAGGACGATTTCTTTCACCGGCACTAACAGAAGCTGTGGGAAAGACGGTGGAGCGTGGCGAGCAGGCGCTGCTGTTCCTCAACCGCCGTGGCTATGCGCCGCTAACGCTTTGCAGGGTGTGCGGACATCGCTTCCAGTGTCCGCAATGCTCAAGCTGGCTGGTCGAACATCGTTTTCGCGGTCAGCTCATGTGTCACCAGTGCGGCTATCATGAGCCAGTGCCGGAAGCGTGTCCTGAATGCGGTACGCTTGATCATCTGGTTGCTTGTGGCCCTGGCGTCGAACGTATTGCAGAAGAAGTTGCTGCGACTTTTCCAGATGCGCGAATCATAGTGCTTTCGTCTGATATGGCTGGTGGTGTAAAGCGTTTGCGGCTTGAACTTGATGCCATTGCTAAAGGCGAGGCCGATATCGTGATTGGCACGCAGCTCGTGGCCAAGGGGCATAACTTCCCCAACATGACACTGGTGGGCGTGGTGGATGCCGATCTCGGGCTTGCGAATGGTGATCCGCGTGCAGCTGAGCGCACATTCCAGTTGCTCAATCAGGTCACGGGCCGCGCTGGGCGTACAGGTCGCAAGAGCTTGGGTCTTCTTCAAACCTATCAGCCGGATCATCCCGTGATGCGCGCCATCGTTAGTGGCGATTCGGAAGCATTCTACGCCCGCGAAATCGAAGAGCGGGAACGCAGTGTTTTACCGCCCTTCGGTCGTCTCGCCGCGCTTATCATTTCGGCCGATAATCGACCCGATGCCGAGAATCACGCACGTGCACTGCGCCGTGCAGCGCCAGCATCGACTGAGATTTCAGTGCTTGGACCTGCGGAAGCACCACTCGCCCTTGTGCGTGGCCGGCACCGGTTCCGCATCCTCGTGCACGGAACAAAAAGAGCAGATATTCAAGGGTTTATACGCGCATTGCTCGCCGCCGCTCCCAAGGAACGTGGTTCTATCAGAGTGCAGGTGGATATCGATCCGCAGAGCTTCCTTTAG
- the fsa gene encoding fructose-6-phosphate aldolase, with protein sequence MKFFVDTADVKEIRELNDLGLVDGVTTNPSLILKSGRDILEVTKEICSFVKGPVSAEVAGTEYEQIMKEAAVIAKIADNICIKLPLTLDGLKACKALTSDGHKTNVTLCFSANQALLAAKAGATFVSPFIGRIDDMGVNGMELIAEIRTIFDNYDFRTEILAASVRTVNHVKEAALIGADVVTAPPATLKALVKHPLTDKGLEAFLADWAKTGQKIA encoded by the coding sequence ATGAAGTTTTTCGTCGACACTGCGGACGTCAAGGAAATCCGCGAACTCAACGACCTGGGTCTGGTCGATGGCGTAACCACTAACCCATCCCTCATCCTGAAATCGGGCCGCGATATTCTTGAAGTAACCAAAGAAATCTGCTCCTTCGTCAAGGGCCCGGTTTCGGCTGAAGTTGCTGGAACAGAGTATGAGCAGATCATGAAGGAAGCGGCAGTCATTGCCAAGATCGCAGACAATATCTGCATTAAGCTTCCACTGACCCTTGATGGCCTCAAGGCATGTAAGGCTCTGACCTCGGACGGTCACAAGACCAACGTGACGCTCTGCTTCTCAGCCAATCAGGCTCTGCTCGCTGCCAAGGCTGGCGCGACCTTCGTTTCGCCATTCATCGGTCGTATCGATGACATGGGCGTCAACGGCATGGAACTGATTGCCGAAATCCGTACCATCTTCGACAATTACGATTTCCGCACCGAAATCCTTGCCGCTTCGGTTCGCACCGTAAACCACGTCAAGGAAGCTGCTCTCATCGGTGCCGATGTTGTTACTGCACCTCCGGCAACGCTCAAGGCACTCGTCAAGCATCCGCTGACCGACAAGGGCCTCGAAGCCTTCCTCGCCGACTGGGCGAAGACTGGCCAGAAGATCGCTTAA
- a CDS encoding AAA family ATPase, whose product MRLVSFSAKGYRSLRSVRFELGQVTVFVGENGAGKSNLYRALQLVKAAAEGTFSNEIVREGGMQSAMWGGIRRKHELARIILEAEFEDERLASRLSYRVEAGLPPPVSGAFPFEPQIKEEQLNLDTGRRPIDLMDRKGPAVFARDGEGRRMEHPARLLTSESGLAVLGQSGHYPEIGDLSAQLRGWRFYHGFRSDRDAPVRQPSIAATAAMLDEDGSNLASVFATLAHIRQDTVDLDRLIADALEGAKLIIPFPEETATFGLNFPAFPPRVFRPGELSDGQIRLLALAGALLSYRLPPLIALNEPEASLHPDMIPSLAKMIARASERSQIWMVTHSARLADAITEHCGSRPIRVAKNDGETILG is encoded by the coding sequence ATGCGTCTCGTTTCGTTCTCGGCAAAAGGCTATCGGTCGCTTAGATCCGTCCGGTTTGAGCTTGGACAGGTTACGGTCTTTGTCGGTGAAAATGGTGCGGGAAAGTCCAATCTTTATCGCGCGCTTCAATTGGTGAAGGCCGCGGCTGAAGGTACATTCTCGAATGAGATTGTTCGTGAAGGCGGCATGCAATCGGCCATGTGGGGAGGAATTCGACGCAAGCATGAGCTGGCTCGAATCATTCTTGAAGCCGAGTTTGAGGATGAGCGGCTTGCATCGCGTCTGTCTTATCGGGTTGAGGCGGGATTGCCGCCGCCGGTATCGGGTGCTTTTCCGTTTGAGCCGCAGATAAAGGAAGAGCAGCTCAATCTCGACACCGGACGCCGCCCCATTGATCTGATGGATCGAAAAGGACCTGCCGTCTTTGCACGAGATGGAGAAGGGCGGCGGATGGAACATCCGGCACGGCTCCTTACTTCCGAAAGTGGCCTCGCAGTCCTCGGGCAGTCGGGTCACTATCCCGAAATTGGCGATTTATCTGCTCAATTGCGGGGCTGGCGCTTTTATCATGGTTTCAGAAGTGATCGTGATGCGCCGGTGCGGCAGCCATCCATTGCTGCAACTGCTGCGATGCTGGACGAGGACGGTAGCAATCTCGCATCGGTGTTTGCGACACTCGCCCATATTCGTCAGGATACAGTCGATCTGGACCGTCTGATTGCCGATGCCTTGGAAGGCGCAAAGCTTATCATTCCGTTTCCGGAAGAAACAGCAACATTCGGTCTGAATTTTCCAGCTTTCCCACCACGTGTGTTCAGACCCGGTGAATTATCGGATGGGCAGATCAGATTACTGGCCCTGGCAGGTGCGCTTTTATCTTATCGTTTGCCGCCGCTGATTGCATTGAACGAACCAGAAGCAAGTCTGCACCCGGATATGATTCCTTCGCTTGCGAAGATGATCGCGCGAGCCTCGGAGCGCAGTCAGATATGGATGGTGACGCATTCGGCTCGGCTTGCGGATGCAATTACGGAGCATTGTGGCAGCAGGCCCATCCGTGTTGCCAAGAACGATGGCGAGACGATATTGGGATAA
- the lptE gene encoding LPS assembly lipoprotein LptE, which translates to MSLPDRLISTFKAFRVAIAALGAAVLIAGCTVQPLYSSGGAGGTIGGSVTPDMRSKLASISIDPAGNVFQQQVRNRLIFLLSGGAGEPAAPNYRLSLGLSSNTLNAVSVDIGDQTDRTGRPSAGIVKATSNYVLRDKDGKPLVSGTRTAGSSFDRPRQEFANLRAQRDATKRAAEELAEQIFLSLAMQMSKL; encoded by the coding sequence ATGTCGTTGCCTGATCGCCTCATTTCCACATTCAAGGCTTTCCGCGTCGCAATCGCTGCTCTAGGGGCAGCGGTTCTGATCGCAGGCTGCACCGTGCAACCGCTTTATTCGTCGGGTGGTGCCGGCGGCACAATCGGTGGCAGCGTCACGCCGGATATGCGCAGCAAGCTTGCGTCGATTTCAATCGACCCGGCAGGCAATGTGTTTCAGCAGCAGGTTCGTAACCGCTTGATCTTTTTGCTCAGCGGTGGGGCAGGTGAGCCTGCCGCTCCGAACTATCGCCTCAGCCTGGGCTTAAGCAGCAACACGCTGAACGCGGTGAGTGTGGATATTGGCGATCAGACTGACCGTACCGGTCGTCCATCGGCTGGTATCGTCAAAGCGACATCCAACTATGTGTTGCGTGACAAGGACGGCAAGCCTCTTGTCTCGGGCACACGTACAGCGGGATCGTCATTCGATCGTCCACGTCAGGAATTTGCTAACCTGCGTGCTCAACGCGATGCCACCAAGCGCGCGGCAGAAGAACTGGCAGAGCAGATATTCCTCTCACTTGCGATGCAGATGTCGAAGCTCTGA
- the leuS gene encoding leucine--tRNA ligase has protein sequence MAAERYNPRVAEAHWQKIWEENQTFETDNSDSREKYYVLEMFPYPSGRIHMGHVRNYAMGDVVARYKRAKGFNVLHPMGWDAFGMPAENAAMQNNVHPKEWTYQNIATMKRQLKSMGLSLDWSREFATCDVEYYQRQQMLFIDLFEKGLVTRKTSKVNWDPVDNTVLANEQVVDGRGWRSGALVEQRELTQWFFKITDFSEELLAGLDTLDQWPEKVRVMQKNWIGKSEGLQVRFALDGKTAPQDFSEVEVYTTRPDTLFGASFVAIAADHPLAKKLAETNADLSEFADECRRTGTSVAALETAEKKGFDTGVKVKHPFDENWELPVYVANFVLMEYGTGAIFGCPAHDQRDLDFANKYGLKVTPVVLPKDEDAANFVIGETAYTDDGVMVNSRFLDGMTPEAAFNDVANRLEKTDLDGRAQAQRKVQFRLRDWGISRQRYWGCPIPMIHCESCGVNPVPRADLPVKLPDDVEFDRPGNPLDRHATWRHVNCPKCGGEARRETDTMDTFVDSSWYYARFTAPWENEPTNRAIADHWLPVDQYIGGVEHAILHLLYSRFFTRAMKVAGHVGIDEPFKGLFTQGMVVHETYKSDGQWVAPADIRIEDIDGKRTATMLDSGAPVDIGSIEKMSKSKKNVVDPDDIISSYGADTARWFMLSDSPPERDVIWTEAGAEGAHRFVQRVWRLVSEAAPVLKDVAPKSGIDGDALAISKAAHKAVQAVGDDIEKLAFNRAVARLYELVNALAASLQLAASGKADDQLKGALREATEMLVLMVAPMMPHLAEQCLTELGGKITGKDTLAATAAWPSFDAAMIVENEIVLPVQINGKKRGDLTIARDADQATIQQAVLELDFVKAALDGGSPKKIIVVPQRIVNVVA, from the coding sequence ATGGCAGCCGAACGTTATAATCCGCGCGTGGCGGAAGCACATTGGCAGAAAATCTGGGAAGAAAACCAGACTTTCGAGACAGACAACAGCGACAGCCGCGAAAAATATTACGTGCTCGAGATGTTCCCCTATCCATCGGGGCGCATTCACATGGGCCATGTGCGCAACTATGCGATGGGTGACGTGGTCGCTCGCTACAAGCGCGCCAAGGGCTTCAACGTGCTTCATCCAATGGGATGGGACGCCTTTGGTATGCCTGCGGAAAACGCGGCGATGCAAAACAACGTGCATCCTAAAGAATGGACCTATCAGAACATCGCCACGATGAAGCGTCAGCTGAAATCGATGGGTCTGTCGCTCGACTGGTCGCGCGAGTTTGCGACCTGCGATGTTGAATATTATCAGCGCCAGCAGATGCTGTTCATCGATCTGTTTGAAAAAGGTCTGGTGACGCGCAAGACCTCCAAGGTTAACTGGGACCCGGTCGACAACACCGTGCTTGCCAATGAGCAGGTTGTGGATGGTCGCGGCTGGCGTTCGGGTGCGCTGGTCGAACAGCGCGAACTGACGCAATGGTTCTTCAAGATCACCGATTTCAGCGAGGAATTGCTGGCCGGTCTCGACACGCTTGACCAATGGCCGGAAAAAGTTCGCGTCATGCAGAAGAACTGGATCGGCAAGTCGGAAGGCTTGCAGGTTCGCTTCGCGCTCGACGGCAAGACCGCGCCACAAGATTTTTCGGAAGTGGAAGTCTACACGACTCGTCCAGATACGCTGTTTGGCGCATCTTTCGTGGCGATCGCCGCTGATCATCCGCTGGCTAAGAAGCTTGCCGAAACCAATGCCGATCTGTCTGAGTTTGCAGATGAATGCCGCCGCACCGGAACCTCCGTTGCAGCGCTTGAAACGGCTGAGAAAAAAGGTTTCGACACAGGCGTCAAGGTTAAGCATCCGTTCGATGAGAACTGGGAACTGCCGGTTTATGTCGCAAACTTCGTGTTGATGGAATATGGCACTGGCGCGATTTTCGGTTGCCCTGCTCATGATCAGCGCGATCTGGATTTCGCCAACAAATATGGTTTGAAGGTAACGCCGGTCGTTCTGCCAAAGGACGAGGATGCGGCGAATTTTGTGATCGGCGAGACAGCCTATACCGATGATGGCGTGATGGTAAACTCACGCTTCCTCGATGGCATGACGCCGGAAGCAGCTTTCAACGATGTCGCGAATCGTCTTGAAAAGACCGATCTTGACGGTCGTGCGCAGGCCCAACGCAAAGTGCAGTTCCGTCTGCGCGACTGGGGTATTTCGCGTCAGCGCTATTGGGGTTGCCCAATCCCGATGATCCATTGCGAAAGCTGTGGCGTCAATCCGGTGCCGCGTGCTGATTTGCCGGTCAAGTTGCCGGATGATGTCGAGTTTGACCGTCCGGGAAATCCGCTTGATCGTCATGCAACATGGCGTCATGTGAACTGCCCGAAATGCGGTGGCGAAGCGCGTCGCGAAACCGACACGATGGATACATTTGTCGATTCGTCCTGGTACTATGCACGCTTTACCGCCCCGTGGGAAAACGAGCCTACAAACCGCGCGATTGCCGATCACTGGTTGCCGGTTGATCAGTATATTGGCGGCGTAGAACACGCGATCCTGCATCTGCTTTACTCGCGCTTCTTCACCCGTGCCATGAAAGTGGCTGGTCATGTCGGCATTGATGAGCCGTTCAAGGGCCTGTTCACGCAAGGCATGGTGGTGCACGAGACCTATAAGTCTGATGGCCAGTGGGTGGCACCTGCCGATATTCGCATTGAAGACATTGATGGCAAGCGCACCGCTACCATGCTTGATAGCGGTGCTCCGGTTGACATTGGCTCAATTGAGAAGATGTCGAAGTCGAAGAAGAATGTGGTCGATCCCGATGACATTATTTCTTCTTACGGTGCTGACACTGCGCGCTGGTTCATGCTGTCTGACAGCCCGCCAGAGCGCGACGTTATCTGGACAGAAGCGGGCGCAGAAGGCGCGCATCGTTTCGTGCAGCGCGTCTGGCGTCTGGTATCGGAAGCGGCACCTGTTCTGAAAGATGTTGCGCCCAAGTCGGGCATTGACGGTGATGCTCTCGCTATTTCCAAAGCTGCGCACAAAGCAGTTCAGGCTGTCGGCGACGATATTGAAAAGCTCGCTTTCAATCGTGCGGTTGCGCGTCTTTATGAATTGGTGAATGCGCTTGCAGCATCGTTGCAACTGGCTGCCTCGGGCAAGGCTGATGATCAGTTGAAGGGAGCTCTGCGTGAGGCCACCGAAATGCTGGTTCTGATGGTTGCACCGATGATGCCGCATCTGGCTGAACAGTGCCTGACTGAACTCGGCGGCAAGATCACCGGCAAGGACACGCTCGCTGCAACAGCAGCATGGCCATCGTTCGATGCCGCGATGATCGTGGAAAACGAGATCGTTTTGCCGGTACAGATCAACGGCAAGAAGCGTGGGGATTTGACAATCGCCCGCGACGCTGATCAAGCTACAATCCAGCAGGCGGTGCTCGAACTTGACTTTGTCAAGGCTGCGCTCGATGGGGGCTCGCCGAAGAAGATCATCGTGGTGCCGCAAAGGATCGTCAATGTCGTTGCCTGA